DNA from Planctomycetota bacterium:
CGCGTACTTCGATTGGCTACTTCAAGAGCTAGATGCTGAGCGGTTCCAGTGGCCGTTTCCACCAAGACGGAATGTAGGAGTAGTTTCACCAAGGCATCCTGAGGATTCGCCCTTCAATGCCCCGCCTCCTCCGTTATTGCCGCCGTTGATTTTCATTAATTGATCTCCTTGTCGCAATCTTAAATTCTGACCGTCATGCTGATACTTAAGAACAAAGTGTACGAGGTGCCTGTGTTGCATTTAGTGACCTTGCTGGTATTTGTTGCGGTTCAGGTTGGGTGCGCTGGCTCATCACTCGAAATGAAGGAAAGGAGTACCGGTGACGTTGCTGATGCGGTTATACCACTCATATACTCTAATGGTGCTTGGCATGTGTTCGATCGGGTGATTGTGTCACAAGGTAATGACACGGGCTTGCTGGTCTGGCAGCCGCAACCTAGCCATGAATTATCGGTGATTATCCCTAGCGAGTTTGCCGAAGTATCCGGTATTGTTGTTGATTTCGAATCGCATCTTGAATATGCATGCTTGCGGTTTGACCGTGGGAAAGAGGCGGTCATTGAGTCTTATAGGGGATTCGAGGTCCAATCAATCTCGCCGTTGGGAAGTGGTGAATGTAGGTGTGGGGGCCTGGGCGATTCGAAGGTTGTTACCATAGCAACCGACTCGGAAGCAACATGTTTGCGATGGCAGGCTTGTGACGAATATCGATGTATTAGAATTATTGTTTCAGGCGTACGCGATCGTGGCGTTGGGCTTCGCCGCAAACCCGGTGAAGCTCGTTTCATTGTGATGTCTAATTTGGATCTTAAGAGTGTTCCTGAGTTGGTGAGTGTAGCTCGTAGGCAGGAAGTACCCGGAAGTCATGCAACCGATTTTGGTGGCTACGGGTCTCCAACCTCTCCCTGAGTCCGGGCGTGAGGAAAAGTGTGTTTCTGCTGCAGGCGGAAAACGGGACATTCCGGCTCAGTCTCAACCCTCAGTAACGACGCTTGAGGATCATGATGGTGTGGACGATCGCCCGCAGTAGCATCTCCTGTTCACGGCGACGTGGTGAACGGCTGCGCAGGTGCGCGCCGAAATGAGAAAAGGTGAAATGAGAAAAGGTGTCAGGGTCCTTTTCGGATCTCGAGGCGGGGACGAGCACGCTGACCTACTCGGCCAACGGCGAGATGACTACCGACGAGGAAGGCAACACGCTGAGCTACGACGGTTGGGGCCGACTGGTGCGTTGGGACGACCCGGGCACCACGGGCACCGGCGGCCAGCCGGAGAAGGCCTACGTCTACGACGCGCTCTATCGCCGCATCGAAGAGAGCGGGGCGTTGAGCCCACGCATCCAGAGCTACTACAGCGCCCAATGGCAGGTGCTTGAAGAACGCGAAGTGGCCGGCAGTACGACGGTGGAGCGCCAGTACGTGTGGAGCCCGGTGTACGTGGACGCGTTGATCCTGCGTGACACCGATGGCGACGGTGACGGCGACCTGACCGAACACGCCGACGAGCGTCACTTTGTCCAGCACGACGCGAACTTCAACATCACGGCGGTCGCCGAGCTACAGAACCGGGGCCTCTCCAACGAGACCGCCACGGTGGTCGAGCGTTACATCTACGACCCCTACGGCACAAGAACAGTGCTGGACGCCGACTGGACCGCCGACGCCGACGGCCTCAGCGACGTCGACTTCACCCACGGCCACCAGGGCGGCAAGTACGACGAAACCACCGGCGCCGTCCACTTCCGCTTCAGAGACCTCGATAGCGTGCTTGGGCGGTGGAACAGGCAAGACCCGCTCGGGTATGTGGACGGGATGCAGCAGAATGCGTACGTCGGCGACAATCCTGTCGCCCAATCAGACTCCCATGGCCTCCAAAGGTCTCGCCGAACGTGGCTTGAACAACGTAAAGAACGACATCGAGCCAAAATGTTGCGTTTGACCGGAAACGCCGACTACGATCCCAATCCCGGCGGTGGTACCGTAACAGTTCCGGACAATGACGATTTTTTGAAATGTCTTCAAAATTGTATGGAAAGATGGGACGTTTCCGGGACCATTGTCGAAGAATCTTGTGCGCTCGCGTTTCATCCGATCCCCAAAACAGCGTTTGAGTATGGCTATGGTCGAACGATTCGTGGAACTGGCCGATTCGGTAACAGTAATCTTCTTGGGCCGATCAATCGGTGGTGTCGCGCTAAGAGAGTTACCCGTTACCCGCTTAACCCTCAAACAGCAAAGACGATAGGCAAGTTCACAACACGTGGCGCAGTCGTTTTCAGCGCTGCCGACGCATTAACGATTGCAGGCTGCTCTGCCAAGTGCGCTTATCGCGCGATTCGATAAGAAGTAGTATTATGGGCTACACGAACTACTTAGTTGCGACTGCAACGTGTTTAGCGGTCTTGGTAATCGCCATTTACTATATTTGGCACCATCTGCGATCCTTGCGTGGTTGGCAATCACGAAGACAGCGAGATTGCTCCGACGTTCTTCAGCAGATGAAGGACAATGGCATTCCGGCAAATTGGCAATCACGAATGATATTTGTTCGGGTGTGTAGGCTGCTGGACACTGATCCACGGCTTGTTGACCTTGAAGATCGAGTTGCAGTGTTTGTGCCGGTTGACTTGTTCTGGCTCGATCAAACGTTGCGGTACGCATCTGCTGAACTGAGGAAGAGATTTTCACGTAAGTCGATGGTTCGGCGAGACATGACAATAGCCAGCGTAATAATCTCATGTCTTGGGGAGGCAGAAGGGGGCGGAAATGGGGACATTCTGGCTCAGTCTCAACGCTCCTGATGAGGCCGACTGACGGTGAAGATTAGACGCAGCGCGATCGTGGCCGACGGGTGGTGTTGCCCCATGCTTCCGACCTGCAAGACGCCGCGGGCGGTGATGGTCATGGCCCATGAGCTGGCCCGGCGATGCTTGCCCGACCGTCGCAGCAAGTTCAGCCGACACGACTTCACCGAGGCCCAACGCTTCGCCTGCCTGTGCGTCCGCGAGCTACTTGTCAAGAGCTACCGCAACATCGAGGCAATCCTGCGTGAGAGCGGCTGGGGCGACTCGATCGGCATGGCCAAGGTCCCCGATCACAACACCCTCTGCCGCGCGTTTGCCCGGCTCACGCGGGGCTCGATCATGGGCCGCCTGCTGGACCTGCAGGTGAACTGGTTCGTGAAGCTCGGCTGGCTCGGTCCGGTCTGCGGGATTGACAGCACCTACTCCGAGCGGTGGCATGCGAGCCGGTACTACGAACCCCGTTGCCGGCGAGCGAATAGACACCTTCGTCACGAATCGCCGCGTCCTGAGCGAACTTCCGAGTCCGTCAAGACGTTGCCCAAGCTCGGGATCGGTGTCGACACCGCCAGCGGTGTGATCCTCTCGGCCGTCGCATCGATCGGCTTAGGCTCGGACGCCCCAAGTTTCGACGGACTGCTGTTTAGCGCCTGGTGTCGCCATACCTGCCGCACGGTCGTGGCCGATACCGGGTACGACAGCGAGAAGAACCACCGCATCGCCCGTCAGGACATGAACGTGGCGTCGATCATTCCCCCAAGGGTCGGCCGACGCATGAACTCCACGGCGTCGTAGAGCCCTTGCGGCGAGAAGTCGTCTTCGGTGAGGCCGAGGGTGTCGGTGTCGAGCGTGAAGTCGACCGCCGCGGTGCCGGTGAGGTGGGCCAGGTAGGAGTAGCCGGCGGGGGCGGGCATGGGGTTAGGGTGATGGGTCGGGCGCGTCGGCGGCGTGTAGCCGCCGCATTTCGGCGTCGTCTTGAATGAGTGAGAAAAACTCATCAACGCGCATGCCGGCGAGTTGAAGATACCCATCGCGGAGAGAAGTCGCTTCAATCATCCGCTGGCCTTCCGCCAACGAGACTCCATCAGAATCGTCGATGCCAGAAATCACAGCCTGAGCGTCAATTGCACCAATGAGCGCGTGGCGATGTAAGTCTTCTGCCGAAACCGGCCCTCGCTCGGTAACGAACTGAACGATAACCAACACGGTCAGTAGTAGGGCGCAAGCCCACACACCGGCTGCGGTCACGATGCGAAGTGTTTTGTCCACGCCTCAATCATCGGGGCCGACCGTGGCGGGTTCAAGCGTCGTCATCGCTGAGCGGCAATAGCAGGTCATCAACCGTGACTTCTAGCGCGTCGGCCATCTTCTGAATCGTTGAAACGCTGGGGTCTTTGCGGACACCCGCTTCGACCTTCTGCCAGTGTTGGTACGAAGTCAGCTTTGCGGCGGCGGCCGCCTGCAAAAGCGTCCACCCGCGTTCCTCGCGCAGCTGGCGAATCTTGAGGCAGTCAACGGGCACCATTTCCATCGTCGTCATTTACTGACAGTGTAGCACAGGTCCGAGAAAAACACACACGATCGTACTTGTGAACACACACGAAAGTGTGTAGTCTCGTTCGTGCCGCGGCACCATCGCAGCGGCCGGGCACTCGCCCGACAAACAAACGGCCCCGCGGTTCGCCGGGAAGCATCACCGCGGGGCACAACACCGGAAGGTACCTCCGATGCACCAGCATTCTACCGCGGTCGCCCCCGCAACGCCCGCCGACCGAGCCGCTTACCTCGATCGCGTCACGACCGGCCCGGCGTTCGGCGAGCCCGTCAACCGCTTTCCGAGCGACGACGAACTGGCTGACTACTACACCCGCCACGAACCGACGCTCACCACCGACGAAGCCGACGTGCTCGAAGCCATCCGCGGCACCGCCGACAAGCGGCGATCGCTGCAGCACGGCGTCGCCGCCTTGCTCCGCAAGCTCAACCGCAGCGACTTGGCCGCGGTGCTCACCGCGACCGCGAGCGTTGCGGTCGTGGCCCATGTCGATGGCCAGCGTGTCGCAGAGACGACTTACCGCATCGACGCCGGCGAAAACAGCGGTGAGTGGACCACTGACCACCGCACCGACGATCGGACCGTGGTGACCATGGCCGTCGATTCGTTCCTGCTCAGCGGCGACCTGCCTGATGTTCCCGCGCTCGGCTTCCAGCTTTGACCCCGCCCGCCGCGTCGCCGCTTGACCGCGGCGGCGTTGGTTTGTGCTGGCCGTACGTTGCGGCTGGCCATCAAACAAGTTGCCCGCCGCGGTGCGCTAACACCCGGCGGGCAGGGATTCATCCGAGAGGATTTCACCTTGAGCATCCTACACGATGCCGCTCCCGACACGGGTTCCAATGCGCCTGCAAGTTCCAACCCGCAGTCGGACGACGCCAAGCTCGCCACTGACCTGAGCGAGGCACGCAAGGGAATGGAGGACCGGGGCCGACGCCCCCGCGTCGGGGCGATCGTCGCTCACGGCGACTACGGCATCATGCGTGTCAGTCAGGCCCACGAGCACGCACTGATATGCCGGACCGTCTACGACGAGAACGGACCGACCGACGGCTACGTTAACGGCAGCATGGCTTTCCAGTCCGACGACGTCGACGTGCTGCTCGTCAATGGCAACTGGCCGACGGCCAGCATGCACCGCACTATCGGCGTCGAACACCGCGGCGACCGTATCACTGTCCACCGTCTGCGTGACGTGGCACTCACGCACAGCGGCTTGCGGCTGCAGGTGAGCGAAGCTTGGGACAGTGTCGACGGCGACAAACGCGACGGGAAGCTTCACAGCGTCGCGGCCGACGACCTGACTTGGCTCGACACGTTCGGCCTCGTCGTGCTGCCCGAGAGAATGAGGCCAACCCTGCCTGCCGACTTGTCCGAGGAACCCGCCGATGAATGGGTCGACGAGGATCCTCACGACCTCACGACACCGGCGGGGCGGGCCGATGAGGCGTCGGCCATCCTCGAATTGTTCCAGCAGTTACAGCGACGCATCGACCACGACGACGCACGCGACGCGATCAAGTGCCTC
Protein-coding regions in this window:
- a CDS encoding RHS repeat-associated core domain-containing protein, with translation MSGSFSDLEAGTSTLTYSANGEMTTDEEGNTLSYDGWGRLVRWDDPGTTGTGGQPEKAYVYDALYRRIEESGALSPRIQSYYSAQWQVLEEREVAGSTTVERQYVWSPVYVDALILRDTDGDGDGDLTEHADERHFVQHDANFNITAVAELQNRGLSNETATVVERYIYDPYGTRTVLDADWTADADGLSDVDFTHGHQGGKYDETTGAVHFRFRDLDSVLGRWNRQDPLGYVDGMQQNAYVGDNPVAQSDSHGLQRSRRTWLEQRKERHRAKMLRLTGNADYDPNPGGGTVTVPDNDDFLKCLQNCMERWDVSGTIVEESCALAFHPIPKTAFEYGYGRTIRGTGRFGNSNLLGPINRWCRAKRVTRYPLNPQTAKTIGKFTTRGAVVFSAADALTIAGCSAKCAYRAIR
- a CDS encoding helix-turn-helix transcriptional regulator, with amino-acid sequence MTTMEMVPVDCLKIRQLREERGWTLLQAAAAAKLTSYQHWQKVEAGVRKDPSVSTIQKMADALEVTVDDLLLPLSDDDA